The Procambarus clarkii isolate CNS0578487 chromosome 56, FALCON_Pclarkii_2.0, whole genome shotgun sequence genome includes a region encoding these proteins:
- the LOC123770718 gene encoding origin recognition complex subunit 5, with translation MNDLEEHIPCRKAQIDLLTSLLGQDDCVLPCSIFLYGHSGTGKTLVTTAVLQKLGILTSHVCCIEFYTARVMYETILNQLSGTVPSGINNYTSYASCDNLGDFVRHIRNIGYSKGNPRMAILLEHSERLRDCDANILPVLCRLQELTQDTNIVVIFSSTLPIDKFRATTGFMEPVVIHFPQYTKDELVDILLKQRPSTHSEKFYKNYVNLVLSVFYLATKGLPELKHQVQLNFKSYCEPLEKGEAEEHDIRLLWRNIEPQLKKAMSSVYLREVSSAQYERMQQLTETTHSDQSYSKAALTNKMELPYYTKFLLIAAYLASYNPARTDRRFFMKHHGKQRKTQAMIKAKERSSNQLVGPKPFPLDRLLAIFYSIVEDKVTPTANIFSQISSLVTLRLVTQVGGDDQLDAPKYKCAVTLDFIRSVARMVSFDVVRYLYDYA, from the exons ATGAATGACTTGGAGGAGCACATTCCGTGTCGTAAAGCTCAGATCGATCTCTTGACCAGTCTTCTTGGGCAG GATGATTGTGTGTTGCCATGCAGTATATTTCTGTATGGCCATAGCGGCACTGGCAAGACTCTGGTCACAACTGCTGTGCTACAGAAGTTAGGGATCCTTACCAGTCATGTTTGCTGCATCGAGTTTTACACAGCCAGAGTTATGTACGAGACCATACTCAATCAGCTTAGTG GCACTGTTCCATCAGGCATCAATAATTACACATCATATGCATCGTGTGACAACCTCGGAGACTTTGTTAGACACATACGCAACATTGGTTATAGCAAAGGGAATCCACGAATGGCCATT TTGTTAGAACATAGTGAACGTCTGCGTGACTGTGATGCCAACATTCTACCAGTACTGTGTAGATTGCAAGAGCTTACCCAAGATACAAATATTGTTGTTATCTTCTCCTCAACGCTGCCAATTGACAAGTTTCGTGCAACTACTGGATTCATGGAGCCTGTTGTCATCCATTTTCCACAGTATACTAAAG ATGAACTGGTTGATATTCTTTTGAAGCAAAGACCCTCCACCCATTCTGAGAAATTTTATAAAAACTACGTCAATCTTGTGTTGAGTGTGTTCTACCTGGCAACCAAAGGTCTTCCCGAACTGAAGCACCAG GTGCAACTTAACTTCAAGTCCTACTGTGAGCCACTTGAGAAAGGGGAGGCAGAGGAGCACGACATTCGTTTATTATGGAGGAATATTGAACCTCAGCTGAAGAAGGCAATGAGCTCGGTGTATCTTAGAGAAGTGTCTAG TGCACAGTATGAGAGGATGCAGCAGCTGACGGAGACGACACATAGTGATCAGTCATACAGTAAAGCAGCCCTCACTAATAAG ATGGAGCTTCCCTATTACACAAAGTTCCTGTTGATAGCTGCATATCTTGCGTCTTATAATCCAGCACGCACTGACCGTAGATTTTTCATGAAGCACCATGGAAAACAGCGAAAAACACAGGCCATGATCAAG GCCAAGGAGAGATCTAGTAATCAGTTGGTTGGACCAAAGCCCTTCCCCTTGGATCGTCTCTTGGCCATCTTTTATTCCATTGTTGAGGATAAAGTTACGCCAACAGCAAACATATTTTCCCAA ATCTCCAGCCTGGTGACATTGAGGTTGGTGACACAAGTTGGAGGGGATGACCAGCTGGATGCACCAAAATATAAGTGTGCAGTTACTCTTGACTTTATACGAAGTGTTGCAAG aatgGTTAGTTTTGATGTTGTACGTTACTTGTATGACTATGCCTAG